In one window of Helianthus annuus cultivar XRQ/B chromosome 17, HanXRQr2.0-SUNRISE, whole genome shotgun sequence DNA:
- the LOC110926121 gene encoding putative nuclease HARBI1 isoform X2 produces MVRTFFRKLLTYLSSSEDSDDDLNEDVEGQCIRKRRKFIRRDHIQGHECLYRDYFAENPVYSANLFRRRFRMSRPLFLRILNEVVANEPYFVQRRDNAGRLGLSSMQKIIASLRMLAYGVTTDFMDEYIDIGESTAMESLKKFCETIVSIFSAEYLRSPNTKDITRLLAIADQRGFPGMLGSIDCMHWKWKNCPTAWKGMYIGHIREPTIILEAVASYDLWIWHAFFGMPGSLNDINVLERSSIFTELEQGCAPPVNYTVNGHDYTMGYYLADGIYPKCQTFVKTIPSPRGDKNKHFAKAQESARKDVERAFGVLQQRFAIIRGPSRMFKAKVLTSIMKACVILHNMIIEDERDDDDNLNIDDDQLDDDLPELSRTHTIEIMDFIQRRLHIRDSLAHHQLQEDLIEHQWLRFSQH; encoded by the exons ATGGTGCGTACATTCTTTCGTAAATTGTTGACATACTTATCTTCTTCAGAAGATAGCGATGATGATCTTAATGAGGATGTCGAAGGACAATGTATTCGCAAACGTCGTAAGTTCATTCGACGTGATCATATTCAAGGACATGAGTGTCTGTATCGCGATTATTTTGCTGAAAATCCGGTATATTCCGCAAATCTATTTCGTCGGAGATTTCGGATGAGTCGTCCTCTATTTCTCCGTATTCTAAATGAGGTAGTGGCTAACGAGCCATATTTTGTCCAAAGAAGAGATAATGCCGGAAGACTTGGTTTATCTTCTATGCAAAAGATAATTGCATCACTTAGAATGTTGGCCTATGGGGTTACTACAGATTTCATGGATGAATACATAGACATCGGTGAAAGCACCGCAATGGAGAGCCTCAAAAAATTTTGTGAAACGATAGTAAGTATTTTTTCAGCTGAATATCTACGGTCACCAAACACCAAAGATATTACTCGATTACTTGCTATTGCGGATCAACGAGGATTCCCTGGAATGCTCGGAAGCATTGATTGTATGCATTGGAAGTGGAAAAATTGTCCCACAGCCTGGAAAGGTATGTACATTGGCCACATTCGTGAACCCACTATTATTTTGGAGGCAGTTGCTTCATAtgatctttggatatggcatgcaTTTTTTGGTATGCCCGGTTCACTTAACGACATTAACGTGTTAGAGAGGTCGTCTATTTTCACGGAACTTGAGCAAGGGTGTGCTCCTCCAGTCAATTACACAGTAAATGGCCACGATTATACTATGGGGTATTACCTTGCAGATGGTATTTACCCTAAGTGCCAAACTTTTGTGAAGACGATTCCATCACCAAGAGGGGACAAGAATAAACATTTTGCAAAAGCACAAGAATCTGCAAGAAAAGACGTCGAGCGAGCCTTTGGTGTACTTCAACAACGATTTGCAATAATTCGAGGACCTTCACGAATGTTCAAAGCGAAGGTACTGACAAGTATAATGAAAGCATGTGTTATTcttcataacatgatcattgaagaTGAACGTGATGATGATGACAATCTTAACATAGA tgatgaTCAACTTGACGATGATCTCCCCGAATTGTCGCGCACTCATACAATTGAGATTATGGACTTTATCCAACGGCGTCTTCATATTAGAGATAGCTTGGCACATCATCAGCTTCAAGAAGATCTAATTGAACATCAATGGCTACGATTTTCCCAACATTAA
- the LOC110926121 gene encoding putative nuclease HARBI1 isoform X1 → MVRTFFRKLLTYLSSSEDSDDDLNEDVEGQCIRKRRKFIRRDHIQGHECLYRDYFAENPVYSANLFRRRFRMSRPLFLRILNEVVANEPYFVQRRDNAGRLGLSSMQKIIASLRMLAYGVTTDFMDEYIDIGESTAMESLKKFCETIVSIFSAEYLRSPNTKDITRLLAIADQRGFPGMLGSIDCMHWKWKNCPTAWKGMYIGHIREPTIILEAVASYDLWIWHAFFGMPGSLNDINVLERSSIFTELEQGCAPPVNYTVNGHDYTMGYYLADGIYPKCQTFVKTIPSPRGDKNKHFAKAQESARKDVERAFGVLQQRFAIIRGPSRMFKAKVLTSIMKACVILHNMIIEDERDDDDNLNIEYDQLDDDLPELSRTHTIEIMDFIQRRLHIRDSLAHHQLQEDLIEHQWLRFSQH, encoded by the exons ATGGTGCGTACATTCTTTCGTAAATTGTTGACATACTTATCTTCTTCAGAAGATAGCGATGATGATCTTAATGAGGATGTCGAAGGACAATGTATTCGCAAACGTCGTAAGTTCATTCGACGTGATCATATTCAAGGACATGAGTGTCTGTATCGCGATTATTTTGCTGAAAATCCGGTATATTCCGCAAATCTATTTCGTCGGAGATTTCGGATGAGTCGTCCTCTATTTCTCCGTATTCTAAATGAGGTAGTGGCTAACGAGCCATATTTTGTCCAAAGAAGAGATAATGCCGGAAGACTTGGTTTATCTTCTATGCAAAAGATAATTGCATCACTTAGAATGTTGGCCTATGGGGTTACTACAGATTTCATGGATGAATACATAGACATCGGTGAAAGCACCGCAATGGAGAGCCTCAAAAAATTTTGTGAAACGATAGTAAGTATTTTTTCAGCTGAATATCTACGGTCACCAAACACCAAAGATATTACTCGATTACTTGCTATTGCGGATCAACGAGGATTCCCTGGAATGCTCGGAAGCATTGATTGTATGCATTGGAAGTGGAAAAATTGTCCCACAGCCTGGAAAGGTATGTACATTGGCCACATTCGTGAACCCACTATTATTTTGGAGGCAGTTGCTTCATAtgatctttggatatggcatgcaTTTTTTGGTATGCCCGGTTCACTTAACGACATTAACGTGTTAGAGAGGTCGTCTATTTTCACGGAACTTGAGCAAGGGTGTGCTCCTCCAGTCAATTACACAGTAAATGGCCACGATTATACTATGGGGTATTACCTTGCAGATGGTATTTACCCTAAGTGCCAAACTTTTGTGAAGACGATTCCATCACCAAGAGGGGACAAGAATAAACATTTTGCAAAAGCACAAGAATCTGCAAGAAAAGACGTCGAGCGAGCCTTTGGTGTACTTCAACAACGATTTGCAATAATTCGAGGACCTTCACGAATGTTCAAAGCGAAGGTACTGACAAGTATAATGAAAGCATGTGTTATTcttcataacatgatcattgaagaTGAACGTGATGATGATGACAATCTTAACATAGAgt atgaTCAACTTGACGATGATCTCCCCGAATTGTCGCGCACTCATACAATTGAGATTATGGACTTTATCCAACGGCGTCTTCATATTAGAGATAGCTTGGCACATCATCAGCTTCAAGAAGATCTAATTGAACATCAATGGCTACGATTTTCCCAACATTAA
- the LOC110926124 gene encoding uncharacterized protein LOC110926124, translated as MTNACITRIHFFHHKATALYLPKRNKFQFNLFRPFPTCASLASTSLGYNPQWKTITLTSQLSPSGAPAQRSEEWFALRKDRLTTSTFSTALGLWKGKRRYELWCEKVFPSDTNSTVSLVTKHAMEWGVLNESTAIEKYKIITGREVNSLGFATHSEDKFDWIGASPDGLLGNFANPGILEVKCPFNKGKPASAKPWTTMPFYYMPQVQGQMEVMDRDWVDLYCWTENGSTIFRVSRDEEYWKLIHGVLREFWWENVVPAREALLMGSEVEARKYEPTSVHKLTGLIIHKSLKLASESKLLCREVAGHVEFL; from the coding sequence ATGACCAATGCCTGCATCACTAGAATCCATTTTTTTCACCATAAAGCAACGGCATTATACCTTCCTAAAAGAAACAAATTTCAGTTCAACCTTTTCCGACCATTTCCAACTTGCGCGTCGCTAGCATCAACTTCTCTAGGCTACAACCCCCAATGGAAGACTATAACTTTGACTAGTCAACTGAGCCCGTCAGGTGCACCAGCCCAACGTTCCGAAGAATGGTTCGCCCTTCGAAAGGACCGGCTAACCACGAGCACCTTCAGCACGGCTCTCGGTTtatggaaaggcaaacgtaggtATGAACTTTGGTGCGAAAAAGTATTCCCATCAGACACAAACTCAACGGTTTCACTAGTTACCAAACACGCCATGGAATGGGGCGTTCTTAACGAGTCAACCGCCatagaaaaatacaaaataatCACTGGTCGTGAAGTGAATTCGTTGGGCTTCGCGACCCATTCAGAGGATAAGTTTGACTGGATCGGGGCATCCCCAGATGGGCTTCTTGGTAATTTCGCAAATCCCGGGATTCTTGAAGTGAAATGCCCATTTAATAAAGGTAAACCCGCATCGGCTAAGCCTTGGACCACTATGCCCTTTTATTACATGCCGCAAGTTCAGGGTCAAATGGAAGTTATGGATCGAGATTGGGTCGATTTGTATTGTTGGACCGAAAACGGGAGCACTATATTTCGTGTATCTAGAGACGAAGAATACTGGAAGTTGATTCATGGCGTTTTACGGGAGTTTTGGTGGGAAAATGTGGTCCCTGCTAGAGAAGCTTTGTTGATGGGGAGTGAGGTAGAAGCTAGAAAATATGAACCAACATCAGTACATAAGCTCACTGGATTAATAATTCACAAGAGTTTAAAGTTGGCTAGTGAGTCAAAGCTTTTGTGTAGAGAAGTTGCAGGACATGTTGAATTTTTATGA
- the LOC110926125 gene encoding trihelix transcription factor GT-4 isoform X1 produces the protein MREKGFDRSPNMCTNLLKEFKKVKEHNGVDCHNGYLVNRKMMQFYKQVEEIIRSRNKVESFMQFSAKGVEDTSIAFAPVEEGNARGALNLERGLDQEGHPLAITAADTMAATGVSPWNWRETPGNVAGDQNNSYGGRVISVKLGDYTRRIGIDGSPDAIKEALKSAFRLRTNKGFWLEDVVNIVRTIDRDMPLGNYTPHVDEGLMIKVCFHTEDKIFYTEDDFRDFLSRRGWICLREFNSYRNIEKNIN, from the exons ATGAGAGAAAAAGGGTTTGATAGATCGCCAAACATGTGTACTAACTTGTTGAAGGAGTTCAAGAAAGTCAAAGAACACAATGGGGTTGATTGTCATAATGGGTATTTGGTTAATCGTAAGATGATGCAGTTTTATAAACAAGTTGAAGAGATTATTAGGAGTAGAAACAAGGTTGAGTCTTTTATGCAGTTTTCTGCTAAAG GTGTAGAGGACACTAGCATTGCATTTGCACCTGTAGAAGAAG GTAATGCTAGAGGCGCTCTTAATCTAGAAAGAGGGTTGGATCAAGAGGGACATCCTCTTGCCATCACTGCAGCCGATACCATGGCAGCAACTGGTGTTTCTCCATGGAATTGGAGGGAGACACCCGGAAATG TTGCAGGTGATCAGAATAACAGCTATGGTGGTAGGGTTATTTCGGTCAAACTTGGAGATTACACGCGAAGAATTGGTATCGATGGTTCACCAGATGCCATTAAGGAAGCCCTCAAGTCGGCTTTCAGGTTGAGAACAAACAAAGGATTTTGGTTGGAAGATGTTGTTAATATCGTGAGGACAATCGATAGGGATATGCCTCTAGGAAACTATACTCCTCATGTTGATGAAG GGCTAATGATCAAAGTCTGTTTCCACACCGAAGACAAGATATTTTACACAGAAGATGATTTTCGCGATTTCTTGTCTCGCAGAGGATGGATTTGCTTGAGAGAATTTAATAGTTACCGCAACATTGAAAAAAATATAAACTAA
- the LOC110926125 gene encoding trihelix transcription factor GT-4 isoform X2: protein MREKGFDRSPNMCTNLLKEFKKVKEHNGVDCHNGYLVNRKMMQFYKQVEEIIRSRNKVESFMQFSAKGVEDTSIAFAPVEEGNARGALNLERGLDQEGHPLAITAADTMAATGVSPWNWRETPGNGDQNNSYGGRVISVKLGDYTRRIGIDGSPDAIKEALKSAFRLRTNKGFWLEDVVNIVRTIDRDMPLGNYTPHVDEGLMIKVCFHTEDKIFYTEDDFRDFLSRRGWICLREFNSYRNIEKNIN, encoded by the exons ATGAGAGAAAAAGGGTTTGATAGATCGCCAAACATGTGTACTAACTTGTTGAAGGAGTTCAAGAAAGTCAAAGAACACAATGGGGTTGATTGTCATAATGGGTATTTGGTTAATCGTAAGATGATGCAGTTTTATAAACAAGTTGAAGAGATTATTAGGAGTAGAAACAAGGTTGAGTCTTTTATGCAGTTTTCTGCTAAAG GTGTAGAGGACACTAGCATTGCATTTGCACCTGTAGAAGAAG GTAATGCTAGAGGCGCTCTTAATCTAGAAAGAGGGTTGGATCAAGAGGGACATCCTCTTGCCATCACTGCAGCCGATACCATGGCAGCAACTGGTGTTTCTCCATGGAATTGGAGGGAGACACCCGGAAATG GTGATCAGAATAACAGCTATGGTGGTAGGGTTATTTCGGTCAAACTTGGAGATTACACGCGAAGAATTGGTATCGATGGTTCACCAGATGCCATTAAGGAAGCCCTCAAGTCGGCTTTCAGGTTGAGAACAAACAAAGGATTTTGGTTGGAAGATGTTGTTAATATCGTGAGGACAATCGATAGGGATATGCCTCTAGGAAACTATACTCCTCATGTTGATGAAG GGCTAATGATCAAAGTCTGTTTCCACACCGAAGACAAGATATTTTACACAGAAGATGATTTTCGCGATTTCTTGTCTCGCAGAGGATGGATTTGCTTGAGAGAATTTAATAGTTACCGCAACATTGAAAAAAATATAAACTAA
- the LOC110926126 gene encoding mitotic spindle checkpoint protein MAD2: MASKTASKDIITLRGSTAIVSEFFGYAANSILYNRAVYPEESFGKVKKYGLPLLLSQDEGVKTFIANLNTQLSEWLEAGKLQRIVLVIMSKATNEVLERWNFSIETDKEVVEKGVSREKSDKEIMREIQAIMRQIASSITYLPCLDEPCIFDVLAYTDMDVAVPFTWTESDPKLIANPQMVKLHSFDTKIHKVDTLVSYKNDEWDEQ; encoded by the exons ATGGCTTCAAAAACCGCCAGCAAAGACATCATCACTCTCCGTGGATCCACCGCCATCGTCAGCGAGTTTTTCG GATATGCTGCAAACAG TATTCTGTACAATCGGGCTGTGTACCCGGAAGAAAGCTTTGGAAAAGTGAAGAAATATGGACTTCCTTTGTTGCTTTCTCAAGATGAGGGTGTTAAGACCTTCATTGCAAATTTGAACACACAGCTTTCTG aaTGGCTGGAAGCTGGGAAGTTACAAAGGATTGTTCTTGTGATAATGAGCAAGGCCACTAATGAAGTACTTGAAAGGTGGAATTTCAGTATAGAGACtgataaagaagttgttgaaaaagG AGTTTCAAGAGAGAAGAGTGATAAGGAAATCATGAGGGAGATTCAAGCTATCATGAGACAGATTGCATCCAGCATCACTTACTTGCCATGCCTTGATGAACCCT GTATATTTGATGTGTTAGCATATACTGATATGGATGTTGCGGTACCTTTCACTTGGACCGAGAGTGATCCGAAACTGATTGCGAATCCGCAGATGGTGAAATTGCATTCTTTCGATACCAAG ATTCACAAGGTTGACACTTTAGTGTCTTACAAGAATGATGAATGGGATGAGCAGTAA